One segment of Arcanobacterium haemolyticum DSM 20595 DNA contains the following:
- the nudC gene encoding NAD(+) diphosphatase gives MDPEFRCGLGRVRVMRVCDGLIGVRAGAVAWERLRTEPVGLVYLGSDGDHDFCVIDDDGAEMADLDFIDVRAGVADLDNADIQLVWSALALTAWHRRALFCERCGSALESANYGRKRVCENGHEVFARMDPAVIMGIINGAGELLVARNRRWPVGRISVLAGFVEAGETFEAAVRREVWEEAGVRVGAVEYAGSQPWPFPRSMMVAFYGYTADREVRPDGDEIVEAFFIGKDELRARVDAGELSLPSAASVGRALVMHWLCG, from the coding sequence GTGGATCCGGAGTTTCGTTGTGGCTTGGGGCGCGTTCGGGTGATGCGCGTTTGTGACGGGCTGATTGGGGTGCGCGCGGGCGCGGTGGCGTGGGAGCGGTTGCGTACGGAGCCGGTTGGGCTTGTGTATCTTGGGTCCGATGGGGATCACGATTTTTGCGTGATTGACGACGACGGGGCTGAAATGGCCGATCTTGACTTTATTGACGTGCGTGCGGGCGTGGCCGATCTGGATAACGCGGACATACAGCTGGTGTGGTCGGCGTTGGCGTTGACCGCATGGCATCGGCGGGCCTTGTTTTGTGAACGTTGTGGGAGCGCATTGGAATCTGCGAATTATGGCCGGAAACGTGTGTGCGAGAACGGGCATGAGGTGTTTGCGCGGATGGATCCTGCCGTGATTATGGGGATCATTAACGGTGCGGGGGAGTTGCTTGTGGCCCGAAACCGCCGATGGCCTGTTGGGCGAATCTCTGTGTTGGCTGGTTTTGTGGAGGCGGGCGAGACGTTCGAAGCGGCCGTGCGGCGTGAAGTGTGGGAAGAAGCAGGGGTACGTGTTGGTGCGGTGGAGTATGCCGGTTCGCAGCCGTGGCCGTTCCCTCGATCGATGATGGTGGCGTTCTATGGATATACCGCAGATCGTGAGGTTCGGCCTGATGGGGATGAAATTGTAGAGGCCTTCTTTATTGGGAAAGACGAGTTGCGGGCGCGTGTTGATGCGGGAGAACTAAGCTTGCCATCTGCGGCTTCTGTGGGGCGTGCTCTGGTCATGCACTGGTTGTGTGGATAA